In a genomic window of Wyeomyia smithii strain HCP4-BCI-WySm-NY-G18 chromosome 1, ASM2978416v1, whole genome shotgun sequence:
- the LOC129717654 gene encoding acyl-CoA-binding domain-containing protein 5A-like isoform X2, with protein MSVEEHFNVAVKVIQQLPQKGPYQPNKETQLMFYSLYKQATKGRCPERQPPFWDLIGRTKWNAWNRLADMPKEEAMQRYVDALEKILLNNGSELVPSFVKCDIAVNRDSIQARQR; from the exons ATGTCTGTAGAGGAACACTTCAACGTTGCGGTTAAGGTTATACAGCAGCTGCCGCAAAAAG GACCTTACCAACCGAACAAAGAAACACAGTTGATGTTTTATTCGCTTTACAAGCAAGCCACTAAGGGAAGATGTCCGGAGAGGCAACCACCATTCTGGGATTTAATTGGCAG AACTAAGTGGAACGCGTGGAACCGCCTAGCGGACATGCCGAAGGAAGAGGCCATGCAAAGATACGTTGATGCGTTGGAAAAG ATTTTGCTGAACAATGGTTCAGAACTCGTCCCCAGCTTTGTTAAGTGTGACATCGCTGTGAACCGGGACAGCATCCAAGCACGGCAACGATGA